The region CCTTCTCATTGCTAGCGTCAATAATCTTCTGATCTGCATCCAGTATCATATAGTCCGCGTTCATCATCAGTCCCTTGACGACATACTTGAACTGCGTGCTGCTCAGATTGTTGAGGTCACCGTCGCTGAGCAGCTTCTGCGCCTTCCCCACCTGTCCGTGCAGTTCAGCCTTCACCTGATTCATCAGGATGTCGTCGATTAGACGCACGAACAGCATCACCGTAATTGCTACAGTGACGAGCATGGCAATGCAGACCGAGAACAGCATTTTACCTCGAATGGTCCGCATGGCTACACCTTCCGCACGGCTGCACGGTATCCGAAGCCCCACACTGTATCAATTAGAAGCGTGGAGTGGTGCTCGGCGAGCTTTTTACGGATTCTTTTGACCACATCATCTACAACCCGGACATCCCCGAAAAAATCATATTCCCACACCTGCTGGATCAGATGCTCACGCCCAAAGGGCCTTTCCAGATGGGAGGCCAGAAAGAGCAGCAGATCAAACTCCCGTGAGGTCAAGCTCACTTCCTCTGCATTCACCTTCACTTTCCGGTAATCCGCATCAATCTCCACATTCCCGGACTTGCAGACTTGCTTCGCAGTCACCAACTGGGAGGTCTCCTCGGCAGTAGTATTACTCGCTCTAGCCAGACGCAGCATCGACTTCACCCGGCCCACCAGCTCACGCGGATTGAACGGCTTACTCAGAAAATCACTACATCCCAGCTCCAGCCCTTGAATCCGGTCATTCTCTTCCCCCCGCGCAGAGATCATAATAATAGGCAACTCGGTAAAAGTCCGCAGTTCGGTAAGCAGAGACAGCCCGTCGATGCCGGGCATCATAATATCAAGGATCAGGCAATCCGGATGCTCGGAACGGACATGGTTCACCAGTGTGCGGCCATTCGAGAACGAAGTTACCTCGTACTCTTCCTTACGCAAATATTCCGAGAGCAGCTGTAAAATGAAAAGATCGTCGTCTACGACTACTATTTTCGCCATCGTGTGTACCCCTTTACCGTCCTAATTCTAGCTTATATCCTACAGGGTAACATATATAGTGAAAAGACGGGACTGTTAATTAGCCCCGCCTTTCAAGGTGTTTATTCTGTTATTCCCTTAAAAATGTAATGAGGTTTTCTTATTTCTTTTTTGGTGCCACAGTAGTCTTGTTCACGACTTTAGCTGCGGCATGGTGTTTAACATGGGATACTTTTTTGGCTACAGCTTTGTGTTTGGCAGTTGTTGTTGCTTTTTTAGCTACGGTTTTGTGTTTGGCAGTTGTTGCTGTTTTAACTGCTACTTTGCTAGGCGTCTTAACGGTTGCTGTGCTCTTTTCTGATGTTTTCGCTGGAGTCGAAGTCGCTGTTTGGGCTGGTATTGCAGCCTTCACGGCTGGCGTTGTCACCTTAATTTCTTTAACTGATTTCACTACGGGTGCCGATGCTGCGAAGGCGCTCGTAGAGCCACCCACCACACTTACTACCGCCAACACTGACAATGCTTTCTTTGTCCAATTCATCATCTCAGGTCACCTCTTCCTTGAAAGTATCTTCATCTTAGCAGGCGATTGTGGGAATTTTGTGGAACAAATATGTGGAAAGTATATGAATACATCGGAACGTACTTGGGAGGTAGCTTATGATACGGTTCACCGCGCTGACTGAAACGCAAGTTTTCACTGAATGAATAAAGACGGTTAGAATGTGCAAAATAGATGCCTGATTTTCGGCTACGCGGGCTGTTAGCAAAGGTTATACTAAACTCATCCCAAAAATGTAGGTGTGATCATGATCCATAATGAAGAACGCAAAGCCGAATATTATAAAGCCCTTATCGAGAAAAGGTCCGACTACGAAGGTGTCTTCTATGTGGGCGTCACCTCCACCGGCGTATTTTGCCGTCCGACTTGTCCAGCCAGGAAACCAAAGTACGATAACTGCGAGTTCTACGAGACCGCGCAGCAGGCGCTTCTGGCTTCCTTCCGCCCATGTCAGCGCTGCCGGCCCTTGTCCCATCCGAATCAAGTCTCCGATATCGTCAGGCTACTTGTCGAGGCCGTTGAGCAAAACCCGGAAAAGCGCTGGAAGGGACAAGATTTCAGGGAGCTGTCCATTGATGAATCGACTGCCCGCCGTCAATTTAAAAAGCGCTTTGGCATGACATTCGTCGAATACGCAAGATCCCGTCGAATGGGATTGGCATTGAAGAGTATCCGATCAGGGGGCAAGATTATCGATACACAACTAGCTTCTGGCTACGATTCAAGCAGCGGTTTCCGGGACGCCTTCTCCCGCATTATGGGCGCGGCGCCTACGCGGTTAGAGGATAGCCGTATTCTTAAAGCATCGTGGCTGGACACGCAACTTGGCCCCATGATGGCCATAGCGGACGATAATGAGTTGTATCTTCTGGAATTCGTAGATCGCCGGGGTTTGGAACGCGAGGTTGAACGGTTACGGAGAAAATTGAAGGCGGCGATTATACCAGGACAAACACCCCCCATTCAGTCTATTGAGAGTGAACTGCGCCGATTTTTTGAGGGAACGTTAACTGAATTTTTGACGCCTCTCCACCTAATGGGATCACCTTTTCAGACAAGCGTGTGGGAACAGTTGAGGAAGATTCCTCCGGGCAAAACTTGTTCTTACGCCGATATCGCACTAGCACTCGGCAAACCCGCTGCATACCGTGCGGTAGCACAAGCGAATGGTGCCAATCAACTGGCGATCATCATTCCTTGTCATCGCGTTATTAACAGCAGTGGCGAACTCGGAGGGTATGGCGGAGGAGTCGCCCGCAAAGAATGGCTACTAAATCACGAGAAAAACGGAGGTCAACTAAATGAATAATCAACTTGAACAGGCACGGAAGTTACACGAATTGCACAGAGGCGGCAGCCCGCTGGTCCTCGTCAACGCCTGGGATGCCGGAAGCGCGCAAATGATACAAGAAGCGGGGGGCCAAGCTATTGCTACAGGCAGTTGGTCTGTAGCTGCTGCGCATGGATACGAAGATGGAGAGAAGCTTCCTTTCGACCTTGTTCTAGCCAATCTTCAGCGGATTAGCAATAGCGTAGACCTGCCCGTTACGATTGATATAGAAGGCGGTTATGGAGCATCTCCCGGGGATATCAAGAACCATGTGTTACAGATCATCGAGTGCGGAGCCGCAGGAATCAATCTTGAAGATCAGAAGATCCATGAACCGGGATTATACGCCGTAGATGAGCAAGCTTTGCGTATCACAGCCGTACGGGAAGCTGCTGAGCATACGTCGATTCCCCTTTTTATTAATGCGCGAACCGATATCTTCTTAGAGACCGCAGCACATGACCACGAAGAAACTCACTTGGAGGCTGCCCTGCAAAGGGCACACGCCTATGCCGAAGCTGGTGCTCACGGAATTTTCGTGCCGGGTTTGTGTAACGAGATACTAATCGAGAAATTATGCCAGCAGTCTTCAATACCTGTTAATGTTATGATTTCCCCAGATTCACCTTCGCTCCAAAAACTGGCATCCTTAGGCGTCGCCCGCATCAGCTACGGTCCTCATCCCTATTTATTATTGATGGATGTATTAAGACAAGCTACTATGAGAGCCCTAGCCTTACAGAAATTGTGAACAAAGCTTAGAACGTTACTTTGAAGCATTTAACTATACTTTGACATTACCTAAATATCTCATGCGGGGGGATCATTATGGGCCATATCATAATCGAACCAACGTCAATAAAGCCATATGTGTAATCCAATTGAGGGTCGTTAACTCTACTCTGGATCGCCCCCTCGCTTGTTGAGGCCCCACCGAATAGCTGCTCGCCGACATCCTGATGAATCAGGTGAAGGCTGAGCTGCACGGAATCAGGCAATCGGACATGCTCCACCAGTGTGCGGCCATTCGAGAACGAAGTTACCTCGTACCCTTCCTCTTACATATCCGCAGACTGACCGTCACAACATGTCTCACTCCTCAATAGTATAGAACTAAAGGGGGAGTGAATATGACTCGCAGGGTTAGCCGATTCCTCTCATGCCTACTGGCTGTTGCGGTTCTAACATTGGGCATCCATACCG is a window of Paenibacillus sp. FSL H3-0469 DNA encoding:
- a CDS encoding response regulator transcription factor — encoded protein: MAKIVVVDDDLFILQLLSEYLRKEEYEVTSFSNGRTLVNHVRSEHPDCLILDIMMPGIDGLSLLTELRTFTELPIIMISARGEENDRIQGLELGCSDFLSKPFNPRELVGRVKSMLRLARASNTTAEETSQLVTAKQVCKSGNVEIDADYRKVKVNAEEVSLTSREFDLLLFLASHLERPFGREHLIQQVWEYDFFGDVRVVDDVVKRIRKKLAEHHSTLLIDTVWGFGYRAAVRKV
- a CDS encoding trifunctional transcriptional activator/DNA repair protein Ada/methylated-DNA--[protein]-cysteine S-methyltransferase — encoded protein: MIHNEERKAEYYKALIEKRSDYEGVFYVGVTSTGVFCRPTCPARKPKYDNCEFYETAQQALLASFRPCQRCRPLSHPNQVSDIVRLLVEAVEQNPEKRWKGQDFRELSIDESTARRQFKKRFGMTFVEYARSRRMGLALKSIRSGGKIIDTQLASGYDSSSGFRDAFSRIMGAAPTRLEDSRILKASWLDTQLGPMMAIADDNELYLLEFVDRRGLEREVERLRRKLKAAIIPGQTPPIQSIESELRRFFEGTLTEFLTPLHLMGSPFQTSVWEQLRKIPPGKTCSYADIALALGKPAAYRAVAQANGANQLAIIIPCHRVINSSGELGGYGGGVARKEWLLNHEKNGGQLNE
- a CDS encoding isocitrate lyase/phosphoenolpyruvate mutase family protein yields the protein MNNQLEQARKLHELHRGGSPLVLVNAWDAGSAQMIQEAGGQAIATGSWSVAAAHGYEDGEKLPFDLVLANLQRISNSVDLPVTIDIEGGYGASPGDIKNHVLQIIECGAAGINLEDQKIHEPGLYAVDEQALRITAVREAAEHTSIPLFINARTDIFLETAAHDHEETHLEAALQRAHAYAEAGAHGIFVPGLCNEILIEKLCQQSSIPVNVMISPDSPSLQKLASLGVARISYGPHPYLLLMDVLRQATMRALALQKL